The following are from one region of the Salvelinus alpinus chromosome 16, SLU_Salpinus.1, whole genome shotgun sequence genome:
- the LOC139540750 gene encoding cytochrome b-c1 complex subunit 6, mitochondrial-like: protein MVFEEKMILNGEPEDEEEEEEEEDMVDPLDTVRDKCAQAEHCIHTRAKLEDCESRVSSKSETAEDCTEELFDFLHARDHCVAHKVFHSVK, encoded by the exons ATGGTTTTCGAGGAGAAAATGATCCTGAACGGGGAACCCGAAGAT gaagaggaggaagaagaggaggaagacatggtg GACCCCCTTGACACAGTGCGGGACAAGTGTGCACAGGCAGAGCACTGCATCCACACCCGGGCAAAACTAGAGGACTGCGAGTCCAGGGTCAGCTCCAAGTCCGAGACCGCAGAGGACTGCACTGAAGAGCTTTTCGACTTTCTCCATGCCCGGGACCACTGT GTGGCACACAAAGTCTTCCATTCTGTCAAATAA